A DNA window from Vigna unguiculata cultivar IT97K-499-35 chromosome 10, ASM411807v1, whole genome shotgun sequence contains the following coding sequences:
- the LOC114167659 gene encoding trihelix transcription factor ASIL1-like, which produces MATPNDAASPTKKPQPIPWTHQETVHLIRAYQEKWYALKRGPLRHNQWEEVAVVVAARCGYDLAYPAKSALQCRHKMEKLRQRHRAEKKHVAATLRPAAWQYNALMEDLECGPLPISALAPFQNDTDSEPDDEGAYQNGNDGDSFVKSKSINCILGERPVRMRSGERGFLREHVREERDEVDDGDRDDDDDVLALPAEIRAFAERFVGMESLKMEMMKETERCRLEMEKKRIQMILDSQRRIVDSIGRAFGSNKRIKITQQI; this is translated from the coding sequence ATGGCCACCCCAAACGACGCCGCTTCGCCCACCAAGAAGCCCCAACCCATCCCCTGGACCCACCAAGAAACTGTCCACCTCATCCGCGCCTACCAGGAGAAGTGGTACGCGCTCAAGCGCGGCCCGCTCCGCCACAACCAGTGGGAGGAGGTCGCCGTCGTCGTCGCCGCGCGCTGCGGCTACGACCTCGCGTACCCCGCCAAGTCCGCCCTCCAGTGCCGCCACAAGATGGAGAAGCTCCGCCAGCGCCACCGCGCCGAGAAGAAACACGTCGCCGCCACGCTCCGTCCCGCCGCCTGGCAGTACAACGCTCTTATGGAGGACCTCGAATGCGGCCCCCTCCCCATCTCCGCCCTCGCCCCGTTCCAAAACGACACCGATTCAGAACCCGACGACGAAGGCGCTTATCAGAACGGCAACGATGGCGATAGCTTTGTGAAGTCGAAGAGTATTAACTGTATTCTCGGCGAGAGGCCCGTGAGAATGAGAAGCGGTGAAAGAGGGTTTTTGAGGGAGCATGTTAGGGAAGAACGGGACGAGGTGGACGATGGCGATCGCGACGACGATGACGACGTTTTGGCGTTGCCGGCGGAGATTAGGGCTTTCGCTGAGAGGTTTGTTGGAATGGAGAGTTTGAAGATGGAGATGATGAAGGAAACTGAAAGGTGTAGGTTGGAGATGGAGAAGAAGCGGATCCAGATGATTCTGGACTCGCAGCGGAGGATCGTTGATTCCATTGGGAGGGCGTTTGGGTCAAACAAGAGGATCAAGATTACTCAACAAATCTGA
- the LOC114167660 gene encoding uncharacterized protein LOC114167660, which yields MKRSVGSKGGPSSSSSSAQVGSSQFGRKVCGCGNQLLLLKATTIKNNDRFFFRCRNWATESHCNYFRWVDAVEGEVERKPEMEEGENENLSGSETMILQLVQKNAKLKKKLSAERKMGEIKLFLFSFCLGVLLSYFVFCFC from the exons ATGAAGAGGAGTGTTGGGTCGAAGGGTGGTCCATCGTCTTCGTCTTCTTCTGCGCAAGTGGGATCTTCTCAATTTGGAAGaaaagtttgtggttgtggcAACCAATTACTGCTTCTTAAAGCAACTACTATAAAGAATAATGACAGATTTTTCTTCAGGTGTCGAAATTGGGCT ACTGAATCACATTGTAACTACTTCCGATGGGTTGATGCAGTGGAAGGTGAAGTGGAACGAAAGCCTGAAATGGAAGAAGGAGAGAATGAAAATTTAAGTGGCAGTGAGACAATGATACTTCAGTTGGTGCAGAAGAATGCCAAACTAAAGAAGAAGTTATCGGCGGAGAGAAAAATGGGAGAAATAAAGctgtttcttttttcattttgtctTGGGGTTTTACTGTCATACTTTGTGTTCTGTTTCTGTTAA